The following are encoded in a window of Lactobacillus intestinalis genomic DNA:
- a CDS encoding BglG family transcription antiterminator codes for MILTERQKDILSLLITSEEGISVKELENRLNVSRRTIYREFKELKDVLATDELNLVNKKRKYGVEGNKEALNKLILAVKKTKIQSSMSVERRENALAAILLLNDEPKKIIQFALDLNVSEATIQNDLDIVEKSLAEYKINLIRKKSVGVYVEASESERRQVLVGILLSEINDYDFFHYLNHTQLKSNNFFLQIISRDLLFETRKALTKSIIPNIELDSDHQLIELILIFAVSLTRIKAGFTIEKVDLEPGSLKYQGFVFRFMALITEKMALKVDQTDVTYLANKVMASDTKQTKLHYDSDYELAASIRVKNFVRIVSEKMQWNFQKNTTFVNRLTRHIIGLTQHRVTPLPNARIETLAGLSKRFAKLYTVIQQAWQQEFPTDKITSSEMQLLLLYFANEFTNFENHQQFNALVICENGIGTSAILKARLKQELPEIKQIKLSKVSDLVNIDLQKYDLILSTLELKGFSRSYQLVSPLLLDDEIIRIKNYLKDYERKYPLVNQPVFSSSKTKHATKELSKISIGTLFCADLVNSIKVQTLRYNATDLIAVVQECLVHTGRNLITKQLPVAKKILKRIQLAPVGIPNSHLALLHTSSHEIKRCTFMIFDLDNEIVLKSMDHNEIEVSRILLMLGPAELSDAEQEVMSLISSMIIMNDANLRLFTNGDQDQIKNAISSQYLQELKRKLE; via the coding sequence ATGATACTTACAGAAAGACAAAAAGATATTCTTTCTTTATTGATTACCAGTGAAGAGGGAATTAGTGTTAAAGAGCTAGAGAATCGCTTAAATGTTAGTCGAAGGACAATTTATCGTGAGTTTAAAGAATTAAAAGATGTTCTGGCCACGGATGAACTAAATTTAGTTAATAAAAAAAGAAAATATGGAGTTGAAGGTAACAAGGAAGCTCTTAATAAGTTGATTTTGGCAGTTAAGAAGACCAAGATTCAATCTTCGATGTCTGTGGAAAGAAGAGAGAATGCCTTAGCTGCGATTCTGCTTTTAAATGACGAACCTAAAAAGATTATTCAATTTGCTTTGGATTTAAATGTTAGTGAAGCCACTATTCAGAATGATTTAGATATTGTTGAAAAATCTTTGGCAGAATATAAAATTAATTTAATTCGTAAAAAGAGCGTTGGAGTATACGTTGAAGCTAGTGAAAGTGAGCGGCGCCAAGTTTTAGTGGGGATTTTATTGAGCGAAATCAATGACTATGACTTTTTTCATTATTTAAATCATACCCAGCTAAAGAGCAACAATTTCTTTTTACAAATTATTTCAAGAGATCTTTTGTTTGAAACGCGAAAAGCTTTAACTAAATCGATTATTCCAAATATTGAATTGGATTCTGATCATCAATTGATCGAACTCATTTTGATCTTTGCAGTATCCTTAACGCGGATTAAGGCTGGTTTTACTATTGAAAAGGTGGATTTAGAACCAGGTTCTTTAAAATATCAGGGATTTGTTTTTCGCTTTATGGCTTTAATTACCGAGAAAATGGCTCTTAAAGTTGATCAAACCGATGTGACTTATTTAGCAAATAAAGTTATGGCTAGTGATACGAAACAAACTAAACTTCATTATGATAGTGATTATGAGTTAGCTGCTTCCATTAGAGTGAAGAATTTTGTACGTATTGTTTCCGAGAAGATGCAGTGGAATTTTCAAAAGAATACAACTTTTGTTAACCGTTTAACCCGTCATATTATTGGTCTAACCCAGCATCGAGTTACCCCTCTTCCTAACGCTCGAATAGAAACTTTGGCTGGCTTAAGTAAGCGCTTTGCTAAACTTTATACGGTTATTCAGCAAGCTTGGCAGCAAGAGTTTCCTACAGATAAGATAACTAGTTCAGAAATGCAGCTATTGTTGCTCTATTTTGCTAATGAATTTACTAATTTTGAGAATCACCAACAATTTAATGCACTAGTAATCTGTGAAAATGGGATCGGAACTTCTGCTATTTTAAAAGCAAGATTGAAGCAAGAGTTGCCAGAAATTAAGCAGATTAAATTAAGCAAAGTCTCTGATTTAGTAAATATTGATTTACAAAAGTATGATTTAATTTTATCAACACTGGAATTAAAGGGATTTTCAAGATCTTATCAATTAGTGAGTCCGTTGCTTTTAGATGATGAAATTATTCGAATTAAGAATTACTTAAAGGATTACGAAAGAAAATATCCTCTTGTTAATCAGCCTGTTTTCAGTTCCAGCAAAACTAAACATGCAACTAAAGAACTTTCCAAAATTTCGATTGGGACATTATTTTGTGCAGATTTGGTAAATAGCATTAAAGTTCAAACACTCAGATATAATGCAACTGATTTAATTGCAGTGGTTCAAGAATGTTTGGTACATACAGGACGTAATTTGATTACGAAGCAACTTCCAGTGGCTAAAAAAATCCTCAAGCGAATTCAGTTGGCTCCAGTTGGAATTCCAAATAGTCATTTAGCTCTTCTTCATACTAGTAGTCATGAAATTAAACGTTGTACGTTTATGATTTTTGATCTAGATAATGAGATTGTATTGAAATCAATGGATCATAATGAAATTGAAGTAAGCAGGATCTTATTGATGCTCGGACCAGCAGAACTGTCTGATGCTGAACAAGAAGTAATGAGTTTAATCTCAAGTATGATAATTATGAACGATGCTAATTTGCGCCTTTTTACTAATGGTGATCAAGATCAAATCAAAAATGCTATTTCAAGCCAATATTTGCAAGAACTAAAGAGAAAATTGGAATAA
- the cdaA gene encoding diadenylate cyclase CdaA: protein MKFDISNFLTWNNFSIALDVLIIWYLVYRLIMLIRGTKAVQLAKGIVFIFIVRIVAGFLHLNALTYIVDQIVSWAVVGIIVIFQPEIRRGLERIGRTPLFGGREENAHDQSVKFIKELDKAIQYMSKRRIGALITIQQETGLDDYIETGIKLDADVSGELLINIFIPNTPLHDGAVIINNDRIAVAAAYLPLSDSTMIPKRLGTRHRAAVGISEVTDAITIVVSEETGGVTITRNGRLLLDMTREEYMKYLTAELVPKKEKGTKWYQKLFNKIWKWGAGR, encoded by the coding sequence TTGAAGTTTGATATCTCAAACTTCCTTACTTGGAATAATTTTTCTATAGCGTTAGATGTTTTGATTATCTGGTATTTAGTCTATCGCTTAATTATGCTAATTAGAGGTACTAAAGCTGTCCAATTAGCTAAAGGAATTGTTTTTATTTTCATAGTAAGGATAGTTGCTGGATTCTTGCATTTAAATGCATTGACGTATATTGTTGATCAAATTGTTTCATGGGCTGTGGTTGGAATTATTGTAATTTTTCAACCCGAAATCAGACGTGGTCTTGAGCGAATTGGTCGCACACCGCTTTTTGGTGGCCGTGAAGAAAATGCCCATGATCAATCAGTTAAGTTTATTAAAGAGCTCGATAAAGCCATTCAATATATGTCTAAAAGACGAATTGGGGCACTCATTACTATTCAGCAAGAAACTGGGTTAGATGATTATATTGAAACTGGAATTAAGCTAGATGCGGACGTATCTGGGGAACTTTTGATCAATATTTTTATTCCAAATACTCCATTGCATGATGGAGCCGTAATCATTAATAATGATCGAATTGCGGTTGCAGCAGCTTATTTACCGTTATCAGATAGTACAATGATTCCTAAACGTCTTGGGACTCGGCATAGAGCAGCTGTAGGAATTTCTGAAGTAACAGATGCTATTACAATTGTTGTTTCAGAAGAAACAGGTGGAGTCACAATCACTCGCAATGGTCGTCTTCTGCTTGATATGACAAGAGAAGAATACATGAAGTATTTAACTGCAGAACTAGTTCCTAAAAAAGAAAAAGGTACTAAGTGGTACCAAAAGCTTTTTAATAAAATTTGGAAGTGGGGGGCAGGCCGATGA
- a CDS encoding ABC transporter permease, which translates to MKNKKLFLIPYYLWIFLFVILPILLIIWYSLTDSNHHFTLNNFVQFFRNGTFLRMMINSFWYAFLITVITLIISYPAAYFLTKMKNQQLWLMLIILPTWINLLLKAYAFIGILGNNGLINKFLHLFGIGPVNILFTDFAFIFVATYIEIPFMILPIYNAIKEIDTALIQASEDLGASKWQTFYYVLWPLSKPGVESGVQAIFIPSLSLFMLTRLIGGNRVITLGTAIEEYFMTTMNWNMGATIGVVLIILMVLVMLLTGRKRKRKRVNL; encoded by the coding sequence GTGAAGAATAAGAAACTTTTTTTAATTCCATATTATTTATGGATTTTCTTATTTGTAATTCTGCCAATTTTATTAATAATTTGGTATTCATTAACAGATAGTAATCATCATTTTACACTGAATAACTTTGTTCAATTTTTCCGCAATGGGACTTTTTTGCGAATGATGATTAATTCATTTTGGTATGCTTTTTTGATCACAGTTATTACTTTAATTATTTCTTATCCTGCGGCATATTTTTTGACTAAAATGAAGAATCAGCAACTCTGGTTAATGTTGATTATTTTGCCTACATGGATAAATTTATTGCTTAAGGCCTATGCTTTTATTGGTATTCTAGGAAATAACGGCTTGATTAATAAGTTTTTGCATTTATTTGGAATTGGGCCGGTAAATATCTTATTTACGGATTTTGCCTTTATTTTTGTGGCAACTTATATTGAAATTCCATTTATGATTTTACCAATTTATAATGCCATTAAAGAAATTGATACAGCGCTGATTCAAGCTTCTGAGGATTTAGGGGCAAGTAAATGGCAAACTTTTTACTATGTTTTATGGCCTTTATCTAAACCAGGAGTGGAAAGTGGAGTGCAGGCAATTTTTATCCCATCCCTATCATTGTTCATGTTAACTCGGCTGATTGGTGGAAATCGAGTAATTACCTTAGGGACTGCAATTGAGGAGTACTTCATGACCACCATGAATTGGAATATGGGGGCTACGATTGGTGTAGTTTTGATTATTTTGATGGTTTTGGTCATGCTTTTGACTGGACGAAAAAGAAAGAGAAAGAGGGTTAACTTATGA
- a CDS encoding ABC transporter substrate-binding protein: MKKILWSMVAIILACMGLGYAAIKLDQPSIKTKKQNLIIYNWGDYLDPKLIKQFEKKYGYHVIYETFDSNEAMYTKIKQGGTAYDITIPSEYMVTKMRKANLLDHLDTKKIPNLKYIGENFLHQPFDTNNDYSIPYFWGTLGIVYNDRFVKKGSITNWNDLWSKKYRHQILLVDSARDAMGMSLKSLGYSMNTTSSIKLHLVQTKLDTLGPNIKAIISDEMKMYMIQNEASIGVTWSGEAHEMMEENSHLHYVVPSEGSNLWFDNFVIPKTAKNKTAAYQFINFMLEPKNAAKNAEYVGYATPNLAAKKLLPKNVRNNPEFYPSEEKLRKLQVFKDLGPKKTQEYNDLFLEFKMYAR, from the coding sequence ATGAAAAAGATACTATGGTCAATGGTTGCAATCATATTGGCTTGTATGGGTCTTGGCTATGCAGCAATTAAGCTCGATCAACCTTCAATCAAGACGAAAAAACAAAATTTGATTATTTACAATTGGGGGGATTATTTAGATCCTAAACTCATTAAACAATTTGAAAAAAAGTATGGATATCATGTAATTTATGAAACATTTGATTCAAATGAAGCTATGTATACCAAAATAAAACAGGGTGGGACCGCTTATGATATTACGATTCCATCTGAATATATGGTAACCAAGATGAGAAAAGCTAATCTGCTAGATCATTTAGATACTAAAAAAATCCCGAATCTTAAATATATTGGGGAGAATTTCTTACATCAACCGTTTGACACTAATAATGATTACTCAATTCCGTATTTTTGGGGTACCCTAGGGATTGTTTATAATGATCGGTTTGTTAAGAAAGGATCGATTACTAACTGGAATGATTTATGGAGTAAAAAGTATCGCCATCAGATTCTATTGGTGGATTCTGCCAGGGACGCAATGGGAATGTCTTTAAAATCATTAGGGTATTCGATGAACACCACTAGTTCCATTAAACTGCATTTAGTTCAAACAAAATTAGATACATTAGGCCCCAATATTAAAGCGATTATCTCTGATGAAATGAAAATGTACATGATTCAAAATGAAGCTTCTATTGGCGTAACATGGTCTGGTGAGGCTCATGAAATGATGGAAGAAAATTCTCATCTACACTATGTAGTTCCTAGTGAAGGGTCCAATCTTTGGTTTGATAATTTTGTTATTCCTAAAACCGCTAAAAATAAAACGGCAGCTTACCAGTTTATTAATTTTATGCTGGAGCCAAAAAATGCTGCTAAAAATGCAGAGTATGTTGGTTATGCTACTCCTAATTTGGCAGCTAAAAAGTTGCTTCCTAAAAATGTTAGAAATAATCCTGAATTTTATCCAAGTGAGGAAAAATTGCGCAAGTTACAAGTTTTTAAGGATTTAGGTCCTAAAAAGACTCAAGAATATAATGATTTGTTTTTAGAATTTAAAATGTATGCGCGTTAA
- the glmS gene encoding glutamine--fructose-6-phosphate transaminase (isomerizing) yields MCGIVGVVGKPAKDIILNGLTNLEYRGYDSAGIYLNDLNGDEYLTKAVGRISNLKEKLTPDEEGLVGIGHTRWATHGKPTVDNAHPHFDETKRFYLVHNGVIENYTELKEKYLEGVDFHSDTDTEVVVQLISKIAREKNLDAFSAFKEALKLVKGSYAFLLVDNTEPDHVFIAKNKSPMMLGLGDGFNIIASDAISVLDQTKTFVDLQDGDVGDITKDSYTIETVDGKKVDREPHVLNIDPNAASKGAYEFYMLKEIDEQPGVMRHMSQNYLDENGKPKVDQDIVDAISKADRLYIFAAGTSYHAGLVGKSIFEHYTGIPTEVGYASEAGYHFPMMSKHPFFIFLTQSGETADSRVVLKEANKRGIPSLTMTNVEGSTLSREANYTMLLDAGPEIAVASTKAYTAQVALQAVLAKALGEKLGNQEAKDWNLKHDLAIAAEGIQQIVDGKEKIKELADKYLVKSRNAFYIGRGIDHAVALEGALKLKEVSYIQTEGFAAAELKHGTISLIEKDTPVIALINDPVTADLTRGNIQEVVSRGASIITIVGKEFANSDDTIVLPEINYYMSALLTVVPTQLLAYYASKDKGLDVDKPRNLAKSVTVE; encoded by the coding sequence ATGTGTGGAATTGTTGGTGTCGTTGGTAAACCAGCCAAAGATATTATTTTAAATGGCTTAACTAATCTTGAATACCGTGGCTACGATTCAGCAGGTATTTACTTGAATGACTTAAATGGCGATGAATATTTAACTAAGGCCGTAGGTCGTATTTCAAACTTAAAAGAAAAACTTACTCCTGATGAAGAAGGTTTAGTAGGAATTGGTCATACTCGTTGGGCTACTCACGGTAAGCCAACTGTTGACAATGCTCACCCACATTTTGATGAAACTAAGCGCTTTTACTTGGTTCACAACGGTGTGATTGAAAATTACACTGAATTAAAGGAAAAGTACTTAGAAGGTGTAGATTTCCATTCAGATACAGATACTGAAGTTGTAGTTCAATTAATTAGTAAAATTGCACGTGAAAAGAATTTAGATGCATTTTCAGCATTTAAAGAAGCTTTGAAGCTTGTTAAAGGTTCATACGCATTCTTATTAGTTGATAACACTGAACCGGATCACGTATTTATTGCAAAAAATAAGTCACCAATGATGCTGGGATTGGGTGATGGCTTTAATATTATTGCATCTGATGCAATTTCTGTTTTAGACCAAACTAAGACTTTCGTTGACTTACAAGATGGTGATGTTGGTGACATTACTAAAGATTCATACACTATTGAAACTGTAGATGGAAAGAAAGTTGACCGTGAACCACACGTATTGAACATCGATCCAAATGCTGCTTCAAAGGGTGCATATGAATTTTACATGTTAAAGGAAATTGATGAACAACCTGGTGTTATGCGCCATATGTCACAAAACTACCTTGATGAAAATGGTAAGCCAAAAGTTGATCAAGATATTGTTGATGCAATTTCTAAAGCTGATCGTCTTTATATCTTTGCTGCAGGGACTAGTTACCACGCAGGCCTCGTGGGTAAGTCAATTTTTGAACACTACACTGGTATTCCTACAGAAGTTGGCTATGCTTCAGAAGCTGGTTATCACTTCCCAATGATGAGCAAGCACCCATTCTTCATTTTCTTAACTCAATCTGGAGAAACTGCTGACTCACGTGTTGTATTGAAGGAAGCTAACAAGCGTGGTATTCCAAGTTTGACCATGACTAACGTTGAAGGTTCAACTTTATCTCGTGAAGCTAACTACACTATGCTTTTAGATGCTGGTCCTGAAATTGCCGTTGCCTCAACTAAGGCCTACACTGCTCAAGTTGCCTTACAAGCTGTTTTGGCTAAGGCTTTAGGTGAAAAGCTTGGTAATCAAGAAGCTAAAGACTGGAACTTGAAGCATGACTTGGCAATTGCTGCTGAAGGAATCCAACAAATCGTAGATGGTAAAGAAAAGATCAAAGAATTAGCTGATAAGTACTTGGTTAAGTCAAGAAATGCTTTCTACATTGGTCGTGGAATTGATCACGCTGTTGCTTTGGAAGGTGCATTGAAGTTAAAGGAAGTTTCCTACATTCAAACTGAAGGATTCGCTGCTGCTGAACTTAAGCATGGTACTATTTCGTTGATTGAAAAGGATACTCCAGTTATTGCTTTGATTAATGATCCAGTTACTGCTGACCTTACTCGTGGTAACATTCAAGAAGTTGTTTCTCGTGGGGCAAGTATCATTACTATTGTTGGTAAAGAATTTGCCAATAGTGACGACACTATTGTTTTACCAGAAATTAACTACTACATGTCAGCACTTTTGACTGTAGTTCCAACTCAACTTCTTGCATACTACGCTTCTAAGGATAAGGGTTTAGATGTTGATAAGCCTCGTAACTTGGCTAAGAGTGTAACTGTTGAATAA
- a CDS encoding ABC transporter permease translates to MRKNLVAKIYLGLTLIILYVPIFYLIYFSFSSGKNMNKFGGFTWEHYQTLFQDNRLLAIFLETILLALLSSLVATVIGTIGAFAIAMAKRKSSKKVLLSLNNVLMVSPDVIIGASFLIFFTALGFGLNFGSVLLSHIAFSIPIVVLMVLPRLEEMDFSLIDAARDLGANSYQVFTDVMLPVMMPGIFSGFFMALTYSLDDFAVTFFVTGNGFSTLSVEIYSRARQGIDLEINALSTVMFLFVLVLVGIYYFITTRKNKKNRRPIGGIIK, encoded by the coding sequence ATGAGAAAAAATCTTGTGGCCAAAATTTACTTAGGTTTAACTTTGATTATCTTATATGTGCCCATTTTCTATCTGATCTACTTTTCTTTTTCTAGTGGTAAAAATATGAATAAGTTTGGTGGTTTTACTTGGGAACATTATCAAACTTTATTTCAAGATAATCGTTTACTGGCCATCTTTTTAGAAACGATTTTGTTAGCGCTACTGTCTAGTTTAGTTGCAACTGTTATTGGGACAATTGGTGCATTTGCAATTGCGATGGCCAAAAGAAAATCTTCCAAAAAGGTTTTGCTTAGTCTAAATAATGTCTTGATGGTTTCCCCCGATGTCATTATTGGGGCGAGTTTTTTGATTTTCTTTACAGCATTAGGTTTTGGTTTGAATTTTGGCTCTGTATTACTTAGTCACATTGCTTTTTCTATTCCAATTGTTGTTCTCATGGTCTTACCACGTTTGGAAGAGATGGATTTTTCTTTAATTGATGCCGCTAGAGATCTTGGAGCTAATTCGTACCAAGTATTTACTGATGTCATGTTACCCGTAATGATGCCTGGAATTTTTTCTGGCTTCTTTATGGCACTCACCTATTCTTTAGATGATTTTGCAGTGACATTTTTTGTAACTGGAAATGGATTTTCAACTTTATCAGTTGAGATCTATTCAAGAGCTCGCCAAGGAATCGATTTAGAAATTAATGCTTTAAGCACAGTGATGTTTTTATTTGTATTAGTGTTAGTAGGAATTTATTATTTTATCACTACTCGTAAAAATAAGAAAAATCGTCGGCCAATTGGAGGGATAATCAAATGA
- a CDS encoding CdaR family protein → MKDFWGKPWFIKVVSLLIAILLVVYIDSTQPGFITQGEPKKTRQTASESQTIKVPLQVSVDTDKYYVVGYPEKVNVTLEGANALVTSTINTQNFRAYIDLTDKKVGKQAVKVQVSGLSKQLSYSINPKTVNVDIERRKSTTMPVQIEYNKNAVARGYKIGKTSVSPQQVEVTGAKAEVNQIDQIVAKVALPNGIDHDYTRQVILIAEDKKGRQLNVVIDPTTAKANIPISTSKKTVKIDLDSKNEESDKVYSVTARTDQVTLYGEKSALAKVKRLKVNVDLRDVNSSITKDVPIELPKGAVRSDPGSIQVQIKVKNASSAKNN, encoded by the coding sequence ATGAAAGATTTTTGGGGAAAGCCTTGGTTTATTAAGGTAGTTTCTTTATTAATCGCTATTTTGTTAGTAGTTTATATCGATTCGACTCAACCTGGTTTTATCACTCAAGGTGAGCCTAAAAAAACGCGTCAAACCGCTAGTGAAAGCCAAACCATTAAAGTTCCACTTCAAGTTTCCGTTGATACGGATAAATATTATGTAGTAGGATATCCGGAAAAGGTCAACGTTACTTTAGAAGGTGCTAACGCTTTGGTAACTTCAACAATTAATACTCAAAATTTTCGTGCATATATTGATTTAACAGATAAGAAAGTCGGTAAACAGGCTGTAAAGGTGCAGGTAAGTGGGTTAAGCAAGCAATTATCTTACTCCATTAATCCTAAAACTGTAAATGTCGATATTGAACGTCGAAAATCGACTACCATGCCCGTGCAAATAGAGTATAATAAAAATGCTGTGGCTAGAGGATATAAGATTGGTAAAACATCAGTTAGTCCTCAGCAGGTAGAAGTAACTGGTGCAAAAGCTGAAGTCAATCAGATTGACCAGATTGTTGCTAAAGTTGCCCTACCTAATGGAATTGATCACGACTATACGCGACAAGTGATTTTGATTGCAGAAGATAAAAAAGGTCGTCAATTAAATGTAGTGATTGATCCTACGACTGCCAAAGCAAATATTCCAATTTCAACATCTAAAAAGACTGTCAAAATTGATTTAGATTCAAAGAATGAGGAAAGTGATAAAGTTTATTCAGTGACTGCGCGGACAGATCAAGTAACTTTATATGGTGAAAAGAGTGCACTGGCTAAAGTTAAGCGTCTGAAAGTAAATGTGGACTTAAGAGATGTTAATTCTTCAATTACTAAGGATGTGCCAATTGAGCTTCCTAAGGGAGCTGTGCGGTCCGATCCCGGCAGTATTCAAGTTCAAATTAAAGTAAAAAACGCGTCTAGCGCAAAAAATAATTAG
- a CDS encoding ABC transporter ATP-binding protein, producing MDLIQLKDVNKRYDDGFVALKNINLTIESGKFYSLLGPSGSGKSTILRIIAGFSQPTEGKVYFDGKDITDLDPAKRHVNTVFQNYALFPHLNVFENVAFGLKIKKVPMNKIKKAVKDALHMVRLDGFANREISELSGGQQQRVAIARAIVNEPKVLLLDESLSALDKRLRKEMQFELRAIQKKLGITFIFVTHDQEEALSMSDEIFVLNDGKIQQSGTPVDIYDEPINDFVARFIGDSNILPGRMIKDFEVEFANKRFKCADAGMKANEKVEVVIRPEDLDITTPDKGKLIVTVQSQLFLGDHFEIKAIDADENEWLIQSTNGCKLGERIGLYFDPEDIHVMRLHESQEEFDARLETYEGEN from the coding sequence ATGGACTTAATACAACTTAAAGATGTGAATAAACGCTATGATGATGGCTTTGTAGCGTTAAAAAATATCAATTTAACAATTGAATCAGGTAAATTTTATTCTTTACTGGGACCTAGTGGATCTGGCAAATCAACCATTTTACGGATTATTGCTGGATTTAGCCAGCCCACTGAAGGTAAGGTTTATTTTGATGGGAAAGATATTACGGATCTTGATCCAGCTAAAAGACATGTTAATACAGTTTTTCAAAATTATGCTCTCTTTCCTCATTTAAATGTTTTTGAAAACGTAGCTTTTGGTTTAAAGATTAAGAAAGTACCCATGAATAAAATTAAGAAAGCCGTCAAAGATGCTCTGCATATGGTGCGTCTGGATGGCTTTGCTAATCGGGAAATTTCTGAATTGTCTGGTGGACAGCAACAACGTGTAGCAATTGCCCGAGCAATCGTAAATGAACCCAAAGTTTTGCTGTTAGATGAATCCTTATCAGCGCTGGATAAACGATTGCGTAAAGAAATGCAGTTTGAATTAAGAGCCATCCAGAAGAAATTGGGGATTACTTTTATTTTTGTTACTCATGACCAAGAAGAAGCCTTATCGATGAGTGATGAAATTTTTGTTCTCAATGATGGAAAGATTCAGCAAAGTGGAACCCCTGTAGATATTTATGATGAGCCAATCAATGATTTTGTTGCTAGATTTATCGGAGATTCTAATATTTTACCTGGGAGAATGATCAAGGACTTTGAGGTGGAGTTTGCCAATAAACGCTTTAAATGTGCGGATGCGGGAATGAAGGCTAATGAAAAAGTTGAAGTTGTTATTCGACCTGAGGATTTAGATATTACTACTCCTGATAAAGGAAAGCTTATAGTCACGGTTCAAAGTCAGCTCTTTTTAGGAGATCATTTTGAAATTAAAGCGATTGACGCTGATGAAAATGAATGGCTCATTCAATCGACTAATGGATGTAAATTAGGCGAACGAATTGGTTTATATTTTGATCCAGAAGATATTCATGTAATGCGACTTCATGAAAGTCAGGAAGAATTTGATGCCCGACTTGAAACTTATGAGGGGGAGAATTAG
- the glmM gene encoding phosphoglucosamine mutase, whose protein sequence is MLKYFGTDGVRGVANQGLTPEMAFKLGRDGGYVLTKNKKDGEQAKVLVSRDTRISGQMLEYALISGLLSVGIEVLEVGVITTPGLSYLVRAQGADAGIQISASHNPVEDNGIKFFGSDGLKLSDAMEEEIEKLIDAEEDTLPRPSANGLGTVTDFHEGSSKYLQFIENTIPEDLSGIKVVIDGANGASSALISRLFADCGVDFTTIATHPDGLNINDHVGATHTKKLQEEVVKQGAQLGLAFDGDADRCIAVDENGNEVDGDHIMYVIGTYLADHGRLKKDTIVTTVMSNLGFTKALERKGLKNIRTQVGDRYVSEEMRAHGYNLGGEQSGHVIMTDYHNTGDGMLTGLHLMLVMKKTGKSLSELLEDFKDYPQCLVNVPVEDKKSWKEHQPILDVIKEVEADMNGNGRVLVRPSGTQDLLRVMAEGPTQEETDAYVDRIVKVVEKEMGK, encoded by the coding sequence ATGTTAAAGTATTTTGGAACCGATGGCGTTCGTGGAGTAGCAAATCAAGGTCTTACTCCAGAAATGGCTTTTAAACTTGGCCGTGATGGTGGATATGTTTTAACCAAGAATAAAAAAGATGGTGAACAAGCTAAGGTTCTTGTTTCTCGCGATACTCGTATCTCTGGTCAAATGTTGGAATATGCTTTAATTTCTGGTCTTCTTTCAGTTGGTATTGAAGTTCTTGAAGTTGGCGTTATTACTACTCCAGGTCTTTCATATTTAGTTCGTGCTCAAGGTGCTGACGCCGGAATTCAAATTTCTGCTTCTCATAACCCAGTAGAAGATAATGGTATTAAGTTCTTTGGTAGCGATGGCTTGAAGCTTTCAGATGCTATGGAAGAAGAAATTGAAAAATTAATCGATGCCGAAGAAGATACTTTGCCACGTCCTTCCGCAAATGGTTTGGGTACTGTAACTGACTTCCACGAAGGTAGTTCAAAATATCTTCAATTTATCGAAAACACTATTCCTGAAGATTTAAGTGGTATTAAAGTAGTTATTGATGGTGCCAATGGTGCTTCAAGTGCTTTGATTTCTCGCTTATTTGCTGATTGTGGTGTAGACTTCACTACTATTGCAACTCATCCAGATGGTTTAAACATTAACGATCATGTTGGTGCAACTCATACTAAGAAGTTGCAAGAAGAAGTTGTAAAGCAAGGTGCTCAATTAGGTCTTGCCTTTGATGGGGATGCTGATCGTTGTATTGCCGTTGACGAAAATGGTAACGAAGTAGATGGTGACCACATTATGTACGTAATTGGTACTTACTTAGCTGATCATGGCCGTCTTAAGAAAGACACCATTGTCACTACTGTAATGAGTAACTTGGGCTTTACTAAGGCTCTTGAAAGAAAAGGACTTAAGAATATTCGGACTCAAGTTGGTGACCGTTATGTTTCCGAAGAAATGCGTGCACATGGTTATAACCTTGGTGGTGAACAGTCAGGTCACGTTATCATGACTGACTACCATAATACTGGTGATGGGATGCTTACTGGTCTTCATTTGATGCTTGTTATGAAGAAGACTGGCAAGTCATTATCAGAATTGCTTGAAGACTTTAAGGATTACCCACAATGCCTTGTAAATGTTCCTGTAGAAGATAAGAAGAGTTGGAAAGAACATCAACCAATTCTCGATGTAATTAAGGAAGTTGAAGCTGATATGAACGGCAATGGTCGTGTATTGGTTCGTCCTTCAGGAACTCAAGATTTGCTTCGTGTAATGGCAGAAGGTCCTACTCAAGAAGAAACTGATGCATACGTTGACCGTATTGTTAAAGTTGTAGAAAAAGAAATGGGCAAGTAA